From the genome of Scytonema hofmannii PCC 7110, one region includes:
- a CDS encoding RAMP superfamily CRISPR-associated protein yields the protein MNQDHVPMMFRAQIDSRSQIHRVDQNKGTYQDAHKWVDEWTKKVFPTNQLPGNQQPRINPSTSSSVSRPQLRHQQNRSPNRATARSTPNNPAFARPTPASSPKVSRDTSFKLPKFGTNVRTWEYTMSWRLVTNSGQDESVILPVINAKGFPYFPGASMKGVFRRACVDMYGKRQANSYCGEKLADGSSKPGILRFHGAYPVSMDWTQGLVDIIHCQEEKQVISDDFQDGAKTQISLHQVKLKFGISSTEKLSEDEWQKIENIWKKALAMGIGSRVSAGYGYFREIEQAVVRDNQLLQIKLKGQGGTSQLVDRTKEFRPNMFKAALRGHTLRLLGGLTNEATAKDITKELWGGFSGDGSIVGLLGVNFDFDPSQIRYEDDKRYYELPTGVLKIFCMHRQIDDVQRQKILETTKALVQFSLIFGGFGKSWRRICHKKFYFSYQRQIIGCHWEFLDDTVYYPITKLEDVAEFISHTRDLLRLWIPKDKQVHRDVNQSTNFSENQSINTPSLPKQVNNPGLMSPPKRPQNPPVNLGAETNNTGVEKWREAWYSPKVQVWGREAKDGKSLAIDWLHSEYRGRDTIRNPHILAGGMQENLRRMLTGRIWHRMYPNFITNEKGSTNTDKGFIELLTIFPDTSPQTQKFLEFLEEESEFMRIW from the coding sequence ATGAATCAAGATCATGTCCCCATGATGTTTCGCGCCCAAATTGATAGTCGCAGCCAAATTCATCGAGTCGATCAAAATAAAGGAACATATCAAGATGCTCATAAATGGGTGGATGAATGGACAAAAAAAGTTTTTCCAACAAATCAGCTTCCAGGAAACCAACAACCCAGAATCAATCCATCTACTTCCTCATCTGTATCTCGTCCACAACTTCGTCACCAACAAAATCGCTCGCCTAACCGCGCAACAGCACGCTCTACTCCAAATAATCCAGCTTTTGCACGTCCTACTCCAGCCTCTTCTCCAAAAGTATCGCGAGACACATCCTTCAAACTTCCTAAATTTGGCACGAATGTTAGAACATGGGAATATACAATGAGTTGGCGTTTAGTGACCAATAGCGGACAAGATGAGAGCGTAATTCTTCCAGTGATTAATGCTAAAGGTTTTCCTTACTTTCCTGGCGCAAGCATGAAAGGTGTCTTTCGACGTGCTTGTGTTGATATGTATGGTAAACGACAAGCAAATAGCTATTGCGGAGAAAAATTAGCTGATGGAAGTAGTAAACCTGGTATTTTACGTTTCCATGGTGCATACCCAGTGAGTATGGATTGGACACAAGGATTGGTAGATATTATCCATTGTCAGGAGGAAAAACAGGTAATTAGCGATGATTTTCAAGATGGTGCAAAAACTCAGATATCTTTGCATCAAGTTAAATTAAAATTTGGGATTTCTAGCACTGAGAAATTATCAGAAGATGAATGGCAAAAAATCGAAAATATTTGGAAAAAAGCCTTAGCGATGGGAATTGGTTCGCGAGTTAGTGCTGGTTATGGATACTTTCGGGAAATTGAGCAAGCAGTTGTTAGAGACAATCAATTATTACAAATAAAGCTGAAAGGACAGGGAGGAACATCACAATTAGTCGATAGAACAAAAGAATTTCGTCCAAATATGTTTAAAGCTGCTTTACGAGGTCACACTCTACGTTTATTAGGAGGGTTAACTAACGAAGCAACTGCTAAAGATATTACCAAAGAATTATGGGGTGGTTTTTCTGGTGATGGTTCGATAGTCGGATTGCTAGGAGTTAATTTTGACTTCGATCCGTCCCAAATTCGGTATGAGGATGATAAAAGATATTATGAATTACCTACAGGAGTTTTAAAAATATTTTGTATGCATCGTCAAATTGATGATGTTCAAAGACAAAAAATACTAGAAACAACTAAAGCTCTAGTTCAATTCTCGCTTATATTTGGAGGTTTCGGAAAGTCATGGCGGAGAATTTGTCATAAAAAATTTTATTTCTCTTATCAAAGACAAATTATTGGTTGCCATTGGGAGTTTCTCGACGATACTGTTTATTATCCTATTACCAAACTAGAGGATGTTGCCGAGTTTATTAGCCATACTCGTGATTTACTCCGTCTTTGGATTCCAAAAGATAAACAAGTACATCGTGATGTGAATCAATCTACAAACTTTTCAGAAAATCAATCTATAAATACACCAAGCTTACCCAAACAAGTTAATAATCCTGGGCTGATGTCTCCTCCTAAACGTCCACAGAATCCACCAGTTAATTTAGGTGCAGAGACAAATAATACTGGTGTAGAAAAATGGCGCGAAGCTTGGTATTCACCCAAAGTACAGGTTTGGGGACGTGAAGCGAAAGATGGAAAAAGCCTTGCAATTGATTGGTTACATTCTGAATACAGAGGTAGAGATACAATCAGAAATCCTCATATTTTAGCAGGGGGTATGCAAGAAAATCTAAGACGTATGTTAACAGGACGAATTTGGCATCGTATGTATCCAAATTTTATCACCAATGAAAAGGGTTCTACCAACACAGATAAAGGGTTCATTGAGTTATTGACTATTTTCCCAGATACATCTCCACAAACACAAAAGTTTTTAGAGTTTTTAGAAGAGGAAAGTGAATTTATGCGAATTTGGTAG